Proteins from a genomic interval of Amycolatopsis sp. cg13:
- a CDS encoding DUF1801 domain-containing protein, with product MPKFTTVAEYVAAQPEALREVYSALLPVLDDAMPNPAELYHGAPTWKAGKNPVCLAKAYSSYVTLAFWRGQLLDGGLEPSAREMAHVKLRSAGDVEAKQIAAWVRQALALETESAA from the coding sequence ATGCCGAAGTTCACGACCGTCGCCGAGTACGTCGCCGCGCAGCCCGAAGCGCTCCGCGAGGTCTACTCCGCTCTGCTGCCCGTGCTCGACGACGCGATGCCGAACCCGGCCGAGCTCTACCACGGCGCGCCCACCTGGAAGGCGGGCAAAAACCCGGTCTGCCTCGCGAAGGCGTACAGCTCGTACGTGACGCTCGCCTTCTGGCGCGGCCAGCTGCTCGACGGAGGTCTCGAACCGAGCGCCCGCGAGATGGCGCACGTGAAGCTGCGCAGCGCCGGGGACGTCGAGGCGAAGCAGATCGCCGCCTGGGTGCGGCAGGCTCTCGCGCTGGAGACAGAATCAGCGGCGTGA
- the rnhA gene encoding ribonuclease HI, with protein sequence MAEQTEQTVEIYTDGACSGNPGPGGWGALLRYGKHERELYGAEDTVTTNNRMELMAPIRALESLTRAAVVRIYTDSTYVRNGILQWMPRWKKNGWQTQAKQPVKNADLWQRLDAACQRHEVEWLWVKGHAGLPENERADKLAVKGSQEAAAAGVRRARG encoded by the coding sequence GTGGCGGAGCAGACGGAACAAACCGTGGAGATCTACACCGACGGCGCGTGCAGCGGCAACCCCGGGCCGGGCGGCTGGGGCGCGCTCCTGCGGTACGGCAAGCACGAGCGCGAGCTGTACGGGGCCGAGGACACCGTCACCACCAACAACCGCATGGAGCTGATGGCTCCGATCCGCGCGCTGGAAAGCCTCACCCGCGCGGCCGTGGTGCGGATCTACACCGACAGCACGTACGTCCGCAACGGCATCCTCCAGTGGATGCCGCGCTGGAAGAAAAACGGCTGGCAGACGCAGGCGAAGCAGCCGGTCAAGAACGCCGACCTCTGGCAGCGCCTCGACGCCGCCTGCCAGCGGCACGAGGTCGAATGGCTGTGGGTCAAGGGCCATGCCGGGCTTCCGGAGAACGAGCGCGCGGACAAGCTCGCGGTCAAGGGATCGCAGGAAGCCGCCGCGGCCGGGGTGCGCCGGGCCCGCGGCTGA
- a CDS encoding DUF1684 domain-containing protein, which translates to MAVEFAQAWQDWKAEREKTLADPYGWLALVSLDWLENSPRTYPGLPGRWWQDDEAAYVDPAGGELRHEGALLTDVHRFELVNSGAGTRVTAGSVEIEVARRSGYLIRVHDPKAPVLREFHGVPAYEPDPAWVLTGRFEAFDEPRPTTVGAVVEGLSHVYTAPGRVVFERDGVEHVLTAFNGKTGGYSILFTDSTSGVTTYAANRSLPVASSEDGTVTLDFNRAVNLPCAFTDFATCPLPPEGNHLPFAVEAGEKLPYERQN; encoded by the coding sequence ATGGCGGTGGAGTTCGCACAGGCGTGGCAGGACTGGAAAGCGGAACGGGAAAAGACGCTGGCCGATCCGTACGGCTGGCTGGCGCTGGTGTCGCTCGACTGGCTCGAGAATTCGCCCCGCACCTACCCCGGACTGCCCGGCCGATGGTGGCAGGACGACGAAGCCGCCTACGTCGACCCGGCTGGCGGGGAGTTGCGGCACGAAGGCGCTTTGCTGACTGATGTCCACCGTTTCGAGCTGGTGAACAGCGGCGCGGGCACCCGCGTGACGGCGGGCTCGGTGGAAATCGAGGTCGCGCGCCGGTCGGGCTACTTGATCCGCGTGCACGACCCGAAAGCCCCGGTGCTGCGCGAATTCCACGGCGTACCCGCGTACGAACCCGATCCGGCGTGGGTCCTGACTGGCCGCTTCGAAGCCTTCGACGAACCACGCCCGACGACTGTCGGCGCGGTAGTGGAAGGACTGTCGCATGTCTACACCGCGCCGGGGCGGGTTGTCTTCGAGCGTGACGGTGTCGAGCATGTTTTGACGGCGTTCAACGGCAAGACCGGCGGGTACAGCATTCTTTTCACCGACTCGACCAGCGGTGTGACCACGTATGCCGCGAACCGTTCCCTGCCGGTCGCCTCGTCCGAGGACGGAACGGTGACGCTGGACTTCAACCGGGCCGTGAACCTGCCTTGCGCGTTCACGGACTTCGCGACGTGCCCGTTGCCGCCTGAGGGGAATCACCTGCCGTTCGCCGTGGAGGCGGGGGAGAAGCTGCCTTACGAGCGGCAGAACTGA
- a CDS encoding MBL fold metallo-hydrolase, translating into MNIADTYTGHVEPGGDAARRTLDGLTITKLSVGPMDNNAYLLVCRAENEALLIDAANDPERISDLIGHGPDRPALRTVVTTHQHADHWQALGAVAGANGANTAAHPLDAEPLPVPPDFLVEHGDTLKVGEVTLEVIHLRGHTPGSIALLYRDPSGHPHLFTGDSLFPGGVGKTGTPEQFTSLMDDVESRIFDQLPDDTWFYPGHGDDSTLGEQRPHLAEWRERGW; encoded by the coding sequence GTGAACATCGCCGACACTTACACCGGACACGTCGAACCGGGCGGCGACGCCGCGCGCCGGACGCTGGACGGGCTGACCATCACCAAGCTCTCCGTTGGCCCGATGGACAACAACGCGTACCTGCTCGTGTGCCGCGCGGAGAACGAAGCTCTGCTGATCGACGCGGCCAACGACCCGGAGCGCATCTCAGACCTGATCGGCCACGGCCCCGACCGCCCCGCGCTGCGCACCGTCGTGACGACCCACCAGCACGCCGACCACTGGCAGGCGCTGGGCGCGGTAGCCGGAGCGAACGGCGCGAACACCGCGGCGCACCCCCTGGACGCGGAACCGCTGCCGGTCCCCCCGGACTTCCTGGTCGAACACGGAGACACCCTGAAGGTCGGCGAGGTGACACTCGAGGTGATCCACCTGCGCGGCCACACGCCCGGGTCGATCGCGTTGCTGTACCGGGATCCGTCCGGCCACCCGCACTTGTTCACCGGGGACTCGCTGTTCCCGGGCGGGGTCGGGAAGACTGGAACTCCGGAGCAGTTCACGTCGCTGATGGACGATGTCGAGTCGCGCATTTTCGATCAACTGCCGGACGACACATGGTTCTACCCGGGACACGGGGACGACTCGACGCTGGGCGAGCAGCGGCCGCATCTGGCGGAGTGGCGCGAACGCGGCTGGTGA
- a CDS encoding YwqG family protein has protein sequence MTSWIDPLAELARENLPPDVAEAWETLFRPAARLNTAGNGVRVGCLGGSPALPADVEWPVWRGELPMNFVASVDCAALPRVPGGIELPASGSLLFFYCDDWFEAEGPVDLTALGGVVVVPAGAETAERAAPEGVDVYPRLEVSAEITGTFPNSEQEVLRRTLARDGLPLSDPSNWSEEFFDRLRESTAAPYHQIGGCSWPIQGPPEDEVAAAVLPDDAAEAELADEALRWVLLAQIDSDGDAGLMWGDVGVLYWLVREDDLAAGRFDRVRCVMQSG, from the coding sequence ATGACCTCTTGGATCGACCCGCTCGCCGAGCTGGCGCGCGAGAACCTGCCGCCGGACGTGGCCGAGGCGTGGGAAACCCTCTTCCGGCCCGCGGCGCGGCTGAACACCGCCGGGAACGGCGTCCGCGTCGGCTGTCTCGGCGGGAGCCCGGCGTTGCCCGCGGACGTGGAATGGCCGGTCTGGCGCGGCGAGCTGCCGATGAACTTCGTCGCCTCAGTGGACTGCGCGGCGCTGCCTCGAGTGCCCGGCGGGATCGAGCTGCCCGCGTCGGGTTCGTTGCTGTTCTTCTACTGCGACGACTGGTTCGAGGCCGAGGGGCCGGTCGATCTGACCGCGCTCGGCGGGGTCGTAGTCGTTCCGGCAGGCGCCGAGACCGCCGAACGGGCCGCGCCGGAGGGCGTCGACGTCTATCCGCGGCTGGAGGTGTCCGCGGAAATCACCGGTACGTTCCCGAACTCCGAGCAGGAGGTGCTTCGCCGCACGCTCGCCCGGGACGGGCTCCCGCTTTCCGATCCCAGCAACTGGTCCGAGGAGTTCTTCGACCGCCTGAGGGAGTCGACGGCCGCGCCGTACCACCAGATCGGCGGCTGCTCGTGGCCGATCCAGGGGCCGCCGGAGGACGAGGTCGCCGCGGCGGTCCTGCCGGACGACGCGGCCGAGGCGGAGCTCGCCGACGAAGCGCTGCGCTGGGTTTTGCTCGCCCAGATCGACAGCGACGGCGACGCGGGCTTGATGTGGGGCGACGTCGGCGTTCTCTACTGGCTGGTCCGCGAGGACGACCTCGCCGCAGGGCGGTTCGACCGGGTCCGGTGCGTCATGCAGAGCGGCTGA
- a CDS encoding RNase H family protein — MASDEAGAVRIYAAGRGGDSPGPGGWSALLKYGEHQKSLAGGAADTTAGRMAVTAALEALESLKRPVRVHLYSDSEYLRTALSDQASDDLLSRLRTCAARHQITWRTADDPDTRALLAELADRATEARPSGRPIAPPEDDECRHGMTKAYCADCRQLDAGVLPTGYRTAGGNAYHNDADCYWLRRGQQRQERMGRDTHEIVRIAWASVIPGELAPCEHCCTPEWLQRNRRGGGFSRSA, encoded by the coding sequence GTGGCGAGCGACGAAGCCGGAGCAGTGCGGATCTACGCGGCGGGGAGAGGCGGCGACAGCCCGGGACCGGGCGGCTGGTCCGCGCTGCTGAAGTACGGAGAGCATCAGAAGTCTCTTGCCGGAGGGGCGGCGGACACGACCGCAGGCCGCATGGCGGTGACGGCGGCGCTGGAAGCACTCGAAAGCTTGAAACGGCCGGTCCGCGTGCACCTCTACAGCGACAGCGAGTATCTGCGCACCGCGCTGAGCGACCAGGCGTCCGACGACCTCCTCTCCCGGCTCCGCACCTGTGCCGCCCGCCACCAGATCACCTGGCGCACGGCCGACGATCCGGACACCCGCGCCCTCCTCGCCGAACTGGCCGACCGCGCGACGGAAGCCCGTCCCAGCGGACGGCCGATCGCCCCGCCGGAAGACGACGAGTGCAGGCACGGCATGACCAAGGCCTACTGCGCCGACTGCCGCCAGCTCGACGCGGGAGTCCTGCCGACCGGATACCGCACGGCGGGCGGCAACGCTTACCACAACGACGCCGACTGCTACTGGCTGCGCAGGGGCCAGCAGCGGCAGGAGCGGATGGGCCGCGACACCCACGAGATCGTCCGGATCGCCTGGGCGTCGGTGATCCCGGGAGAGCTCGCACCGTGCGAACACTGCTGCACGCCGGAGTGGCTGCAGCGGAATCGGCGCGGCGGAGGGTTCAGCCGCTCTGCATGA
- the uvrA gene encoding excinuclease ABC subunit UvrA — translation MADRLVVRGAREHNLRGVDLDLPRDSMIVFTGLSGSGKSSLAFDTIFAEGQRRYVESLSAYARQFLGQMDKPDVDFIEGLSPAVSIDQKSTSRNPRSTVGTITEVYDYLRLLYARAGKAHCPKCGEAISKQTPQQIVDQVLEMPEGTKFQVLAPVVRGRKGEYLDLFQNLQQQGYARVVVDGTVHPLTDPPKLKKQEKHQIGVVIDRLTVKTSARQRLTDSVETALRLADGLVELDFVDLDENDPHRVRGFSENLACPNGHPLAIEDLEPRSFSFNSPYGACPECTGIGIRKEVDPELVVPDDELSLSEGAIAPWAGGQSADYFLRLLESLSEAVGFRMDTPWRRLPAKVQKAVLHGVDEQVHVRYRNRYGRQRSYYAAFEGVIPFLERRLEQTDSEYMRERYEGYMREVPCPACQGTRLKPEILAVTLEHATQGDRSIAEVCALSIAEASEFLDHLVLGPREAMIAGAVLKEIQARLRFLLDVGLTYLSLDRASGTLSGGEAQRIRLATQIGSGLVGVLYVLDEPSIGLHQRDNHRLIETLTRLRNLGNTLIVVEHDEDTIRASDWVVDIGPGAGEHGGHIVHSGPYKKILKNKESITGAYLSGRRQIEIPAIRRPVDKKRQLTVVGAREHNLRGIDVSFPLGCLVSITGVSGSGKSTLVNDILAQVLANKLNGARQVPGRHTRVNGLANVDKLVRVDQSPIGRTPRSNAATYTGVWDHVRKLFAATTEAKVRGYQQGRFSFNVKGGRCEACAGDGTIKIEMNFLPDVYVPCEVCKGARYNRETLEVHYKGKTVSDVLDMPIEEAAEFFEPIKAIHRHLQTLVDVGLGYVRLGQPAPTLSGGEAQRVKLASELQKRSTGKTVYILDEPTTGLHFEDISKLIGVINGLVDKGNTVIVIEHNLDVIKTSDWIVDMGPEGGSGGGTVIAEGTPEQVAATEGSYTGEFLAEVLNPA, via the coding sequence GTGGCTGATCGCCTCGTTGTTCGCGGAGCGCGCGAGCACAACCTCCGCGGCGTGGATCTCGATCTGCCCCGCGACAGCATGATCGTGTTCACCGGCCTGTCCGGGTCGGGCAAGTCGAGCCTTGCCTTCGACACGATCTTCGCCGAGGGGCAGCGGCGGTACGTGGAGTCGCTGTCGGCGTATGCCCGGCAGTTCCTCGGGCAGATGGACAAGCCGGACGTCGACTTCATCGAGGGCCTCTCGCCCGCGGTGTCGATCGACCAGAAGTCGACCTCGCGCAACCCGCGGTCGACCGTCGGCACCATCACCGAGGTTTACGACTACCTGCGGCTGCTCTACGCCCGCGCCGGCAAGGCGCATTGCCCGAAGTGCGGCGAGGCGATCAGCAAGCAGACGCCGCAGCAGATCGTCGACCAGGTGCTGGAGATGCCCGAGGGCACCAAGTTCCAGGTGCTCGCGCCAGTCGTGCGCGGGCGCAAGGGCGAGTACCTCGACCTGTTCCAGAACCTGCAGCAGCAGGGCTACGCGCGCGTGGTCGTCGACGGCACGGTGCACCCGCTCACCGACCCGCCGAAGCTGAAGAAGCAGGAAAAGCACCAGATCGGCGTGGTGATCGACCGGCTCACGGTCAAGACCAGCGCGCGGCAGCGGCTCACCGACTCGGTGGAAACCGCGCTGCGGCTGGCCGACGGCCTGGTCGAACTCGACTTCGTCGACCTGGACGAGAACGACCCGCACCGCGTGCGCGGCTTCTCCGAGAACCTGGCCTGCCCCAACGGCCACCCGCTGGCGATCGAGGACCTCGAACCCCGGTCGTTCTCGTTCAACTCGCCCTACGGCGCGTGCCCCGAGTGCACCGGCATCGGCATCCGCAAGGAGGTCGACCCGGAACTGGTGGTGCCGGACGACGAGCTGTCGCTGTCCGAAGGAGCCATCGCGCCGTGGGCCGGCGGGCAGAGCGCCGACTACTTCCTGCGGCTGCTGGAATCGCTGTCGGAGGCGGTCGGGTTCCGCATGGACACGCCGTGGCGGCGGCTCCCGGCGAAAGTGCAGAAGGCGGTGCTGCACGGCGTCGACGAGCAGGTGCACGTCCGCTACCGCAACCGCTACGGCAGGCAGCGCTCGTACTACGCGGCCTTCGAGGGCGTCATCCCGTTCCTGGAGCGCCGCCTCGAGCAGACCGACTCGGAGTACATGCGCGAGCGGTATGAGGGCTACATGCGCGAGGTGCCGTGCCCGGCGTGCCAGGGCACCCGGCTCAAGCCGGAGATCCTCGCGGTCACGCTGGAGCACGCGACGCAGGGCGACCGGTCGATCGCCGAGGTCTGCGCGCTGTCCATCGCGGAGGCGTCGGAGTTCCTCGACCACCTGGTCCTCGGCCCGCGCGAGGCGATGATCGCGGGCGCGGTGCTGAAGGAGATCCAGGCGCGGCTGCGCTTCCTGCTCGACGTCGGGCTCACCTACCTGTCGCTCGACCGCGCGTCCGGCACGCTGTCCGGCGGCGAGGCGCAGCGCATCCGGCTGGCGACGCAGATCGGCTCCGGCCTGGTGGGCGTGCTGTACGTGCTGGACGAGCCGTCGATCGGCCTGCACCAGCGCGACAACCACCGGCTCATCGAGACGCTCACGCGGCTGCGCAACCTCGGCAACACGCTGATCGTGGTCGAGCACGACGAGGACACCATCCGGGCCAGCGACTGGGTGGTCGACATCGGCCCCGGCGCGGGCGAGCACGGCGGGCACATCGTGCACAGCGGCCCGTACAAGAAGATCCTGAAGAACAAGGAATCGATCACCGGCGCGTACCTGTCCGGGCGGCGCCAGATCGAGATCCCGGCGATCCGGCGGCCGGTCGACAAGAAGCGGCAGCTCACCGTGGTGGGCGCGCGCGAGCACAACCTGCGCGGCATCGACGTGTCGTTCCCGCTCGGCTGCCTCGTGTCGATCACCGGCGTGTCCGGGTCGGGCAAGTCGACGCTGGTCAACGACATCCTCGCGCAGGTGCTGGCGAACAAGCTCAACGGCGCGCGCCAAGTCCCGGGCCGGCACACCCGGGTCAACGGCCTCGCCAACGTCGACAAGCTGGTGCGCGTCGACCAGTCGCCGATCGGCCGCACGCCGCGGTCCAACGCGGCCACCTACACCGGCGTGTGGGACCACGTGCGCAAGCTGTTCGCCGCGACCACCGAGGCGAAGGTCCGCGGGTACCAGCAGGGCCGCTTCTCGTTCAACGTCAAGGGCGGGCGCTGCGAGGCGTGCGCGGGCGACGGCACGATCAAGATCGAGATGAACTTCCTGCCGGACGTCTACGTCCCGTGCGAGGTGTGCAAGGGCGCCCGGTACAACCGGGAAACGCTCGAGGTGCACTACAAGGGCAAGACGGTGTCCGACGTGCTGGACATGCCGATCGAGGAGGCGGCCGAGTTCTTCGAGCCGATCAAGGCGATCCACCGGCACCTGCAGACCCTCGTCGACGTCGGCCTCGGCTACGTCCGGCTCGGCCAGCCCGCCCCGACCCTGTCCGGCGGCGAGGCCCAGCGCGTGAAGCTGGCGAGCGAACTGCAGAAGCGCTCCACCGGCAAGACCGTCTACATCCTCGACGAGCCGACCACCGGCCTGCACTTCGAGGACATCAGCAAGCTGATCGGCGTGATCAACGGCCTGGTGGACAAGGGAAACACGGTGATCGTGATCGAGCACAACCTCGACGTGATCAAGACGTCCGACTGGATCGTGGACATGGGCCCGGAAGGCGGCTCCGGCGGCGGAACGGTCATCGCCGAGGGAACGCCCGAGCAGGTGGCGGCCACCGAGGGGAGCTACACCGGCGAGTTCCTCGCGGAGGTGCTGAACCCGGCCTGA
- a CDS encoding fibronectin type III domain-containing protein, translating to MPSAARTALAAVLTATLVGCGSPAPPPAAPAFTATLTSPTNVVLHWPPDPAAAGYLLEYANAADGPWTALQYLPPGQTTYTHPNLIPETPFYYRVRSFVGPVSATVSAGGASGTAAPAASKSAPADLTATSAADQSLNFAWTDHSTDEAGFLLEIRRPGAPDFAPVEVTDPNATQCALSLLPGEQGSAFRIRALSYGPLSPVVERTTGKD from the coding sequence GTGCCGTCAGCCGCCCGAACCGCCCTGGCCGCGGTGCTGACCGCGACGCTAGTCGGCTGCGGCTCCCCCGCGCCGCCGCCAGCCGCGCCCGCTTTCACCGCGACCCTCACCTCGCCGACGAACGTCGTCCTGCACTGGCCGCCCGACCCGGCCGCGGCGGGCTACCTCCTCGAATACGCCAACGCCGCCGACGGCCCGTGGACCGCGCTGCAGTACCTCCCGCCCGGCCAGACCACTTATACCCACCCGAATCTGATCCCGGAAACGCCGTTCTACTACCGAGTCCGTTCGTTCGTCGGTCCGGTATCGGCGACTGTTTCGGCTGGTGGCGCTTCCGGTACCGCCGCTCCCGCTGCCTCGAAGTCCGCCCCGGCCGACCTCACCGCGACCTCCGCAGCTGACCAGAGCCTGAACTTCGCCTGGACTGACCACTCGACCGACGAAGCCGGTTTCCTGCTGGAGATCCGCCGCCCGGGCGCGCCGGATTTCGCCCCGGTCGAGGTGACCGATCCCAACGCGACGCAGTGCGCGCTGTCGCTCTTGCCCGGCGAACAAGGCTCGGCTTTCCGCATCCGAGCGCTGTCCTACGGCCCGCTCTCCCCTGTCGTCGAGCGCACGACCGGAAAGGACTGA
- a CDS encoding SRPBCC family protein: MVLEKKRDAEYSFRSDWWLPTLPGRVFDAIVDLESYPRWWPDVQSVRQVDDDTARIVCRSRLPYRIVIAMHREQQDAAGLRVRVRLSGDLDGVLAGAIHAERGGSRLEITQHVQVRKPLLRRLDVVARPFFRANHAWMMRRGHHGLVGYLAATGRAT, from the coding sequence GTGGTCCTCGAGAAGAAGAGGGACGCCGAGTATTCGTTCCGGAGCGACTGGTGGCTGCCGACTCTCCCGGGACGGGTGTTCGACGCGATCGTCGACCTCGAGTCCTATCCGCGGTGGTGGCCGGACGTCCAGTCGGTGCGCCAGGTCGACGACGACACCGCCCGGATCGTCTGCCGGTCGAGGCTGCCGTACCGGATCGTCATCGCGATGCACCGGGAGCAGCAGGACGCGGCGGGGCTGCGGGTGCGCGTCCGGCTGAGCGGCGACCTCGACGGGGTGCTCGCCGGGGCGATCCATGCCGAGCGCGGGGGTTCCCGGCTGGAGATCACGCAGCACGTTCAGGTGCGGAAACCGTTGCTGCGCAGGCTGGACGTCGTGGCCCGGCCGTTCTTCCGCGCCAACCACGCGTGGATGATGCGGCGCGGGCACCACGGGCTGGTCGGCTACCTCGCGGCGACCGGGCGAGCGACCTAG